The genomic window GCAAtgatttcttacaaaactatttcttatttatttttaacaaatgatTAGAATTAAGGGTTAGctagattttattttagaaaattaagagTTAGCTAGATCTATTTTTTCTCTAATGATAACCATTTGAAATATTCAGTAAGTAtgctaaattatattttttttaaaatctgagttttggtttgattttttcttggttttggttcaTCTTTTATGTTTGTGGTTTCAAGAATTCAGCTTCACTTTTTGGAATTTTCCCACACAGAAAATACGGAACcattttggtttaaataaTGACATTGGcgacaaagaaaatatgaaactaTACACAATTATTGAAGGGGATTTATGACTTGTAATTGTATTTCCCTAAAAGAAAAGCCTAAAGAATTAAAGAAGATTTGGCGTTACCGTCTAATTTAGAAATATGCTTCTCGACTTTCTTCGCACATCCGTAGCAATGCATTGACACCTTTAGCTCCACTATCTGCAcacatcaccatcaccattccaaactattttatttacaattattttttaataaaagttcGAACTTAAACTCTTGAAATAATTCATTTAAAATCATAGATGAAACTGAATTTGTATAACTTTATTCTAATCAGTTTTgggagaacaaaaaaaaaacactaacttggaataacaagaaaaacgCACACCACTATAGCAGAGAAAAAGCCCCCACACAACTTTTGAAGAgctaataaaacatatatttcacTGCTTCCAAAACATTTGCCTTGTGATAAGCATTTCTCAAAGCTCAAGAAATCATCATACATATTATGCTATTAAAGGATATAATGTTGTTACCTTAGGCTTAAGATGAAAGGCAAGAGTCTGACGATGATCAGCAGCTACAACATCTTTTAACCTCATGACTTTCCCAGATTTCTCTGTTGAAGAATCTATCAATGGCTCtttctcaaactcttcttcttcatctcctagagtgtttagacaaaaACATGAACACTGATTTGTcggaagaaaaagacaatCCCATACTCTCCCAATCTTCTGGAGCTTTCCCATTGGTTTGAAAACTAATTAAGGGTTTTAAGAGAGTGTGATATTGGGATGATGTTGGGAAGACTAATAAAAAGGAGAAGTTGGGTGAGAAATGAGAGAATATGTAAGAGAAATACTTGCTTGTATTACACACTTACACTGTCTtaaagagatggagagagaagCAAGGTGTGTGAATAAGTCAAACATTGAAATGATATTGTAGAGACCGATGAATTTacaatagttttatttatttatcttcaCTTCATAAACTAATATGTTAAATCTATCATTAGATCTATGTTACTTTTGgcatttttcttcctctttaatttagttttagacCAGTGTGGTGAACCAATATTATTATAACTCTTGATTAGTATGGCGAGTGTAACCACTAAGTTAGCTTATCTTTTGTGTAACTTTTAACATTGAACAATGGCATTGTCATCCAATGGAGAAGTATGTGAAATAACTGGTTACAAGCATACaattatatgttatataatatgatatgaCAAGTGataaaggaaacaaagaagaagacataggTCACATCTCACGTTCAACAACTCTCCAACATTGACACCAATTTTCTTATGTCAttggaaataaaattaaattgaataattcatataattataagagtaaaTTAGTGAGAGAGGCATGTGATGCAAGCTAAGTTAGTGTGACTTGTAGATAAGCATCTTCTCTTTTGGCTTCACTCTCGCCGCTCCACTTctctacattttcttttaaattgttaattttgattatcccatctctttgtctctttatatatgattcgtctaaaaaaatattcaaaactgGTCTTGTTAAATCTAAATTCTATACTTTAAATCTCCCATATCATGGATAAGATGAAACTGATCATATGATCTTTCGACCAGAAATATAGAGCaatgataaaaccaaaaaaaaacaaaacatgagtAAGCCTATGAAGAACATGTGGTAATTGGACCGTAAGAAGGTATTATATGCTAAGTGCTTTAGGTTAATCACGTGAAAAGACAAATGCataattcttcttctgcatGCCAAAACATGCTCTTTCGGTTTCATGCTTAATTATCGAAGCTACCTTAATTATGTTCCTACTTCATGTGCTTTTTACTCcacttatttatttattttctactaTAATTCTGAATCCTCATTAGCTGGTtacttatatttaatttaagaaaatgcataattagattttataatactATATGTACGAAAATACTGAACaaagaaacaccaaaaaaaaaaaaaaaaaactgacaaGAAAAGGCTGGAACAAGTTTAAATCAAACTAGTTATCAACCTCACAATTGGTCATCATTTACGGAAAAACTTGCTAAgccaaaaaatttgaatccaGATAAATTCATAAATCTAGAATCATAATATCATACTACAGATCCTTGGCGTATATAATTTTCTGCGTATACTAGCTATGCTATTCAACTTTTCTAACTATGAAAAATTGATATAATTAattcttaattaatatatcATTTCACATATTGGCATTAGCAAGCACCGCCCCTCTATTATTGGAAGGCATGGCCTCATTGGTTCAACTCACTTTGTTTATAGTTCAATCTTTCATTTCATCTTTCACACTTTTCAGTTGCATACGGCAATATGGCATGAACCCATGAGACAgccaaaaatcatatatatcaaagttGACCAAGTCTCTTCCACAATTTGACACATCAGCACATGAGAGCTTATTACctatatttcataaaataaataatacgtAATTAGTAGTTAATTCAacataataactaaaataggagaatataattaatcagaacttgaaccatcattctttctacatttttttaactcaATATATCCTCTTTAATTTTGAGATCCAAACATGTTACACATATTCATTGCCTACgattattatgaaataaactaaatgaatataataaactaaatgaatatgcagattaaatatatctaagctTTCCGAGATTTAtgttaagaaaacaagtaatttgaaaGATGTTTGAGGAGCTATCCTTATAACTAATACGTAAGATATAAGATTATGACAAGAACTTAACTAAACTTTCCAAGAACATCAAGTTGAATATGATTAGATTGGATATGCAGAGACATGGTTAATAaagacatgttatatttttaatgtaagaaataaattttctaaaatttcaccgtcttacaaactaaatatataaccaaaagaacaaggatatataaattaaaaaaaaaactgagaatctaaaacaataataaaaaaacaactcaaGCACTTTCGTTTTCAGATGAACTAATATAGTTGgactttttgaaaataattacaaatcatatttatgtttcaaaaccgATGCATTCAACTTTACTTTATATGAAcaacattatataaaacaatttgtaaatagTAATACATAAATCCGCACGTAGTGCGGGTACTCAtctagtaaaaataaaaattgaagtaGAAACCcatttaacttttcttttttctcatgGTTAATccttttatataaataaaattttagatgaTAGGAGCATTATCTAATTAAGGGTACATATATGACTAAAATTTGGCCTAACCACATCGACTTAAATCACCCTGACTTATTCCGGAGTGAGCCAGTCCGACAAAGAAAACTTGGTCCATCAAAGTTTCAATTGATCTCCAACACCAAACTAGGGAGATCTTGATCAACTTGCTTTGCTAAATCATACTAGTAGACCACAACATGTTTAGCCTGTAATCTGGTCGTTTGCTAAATCGATTGCCACTTTTGTTTAATTCGTTTGTTATTTACAAGGTAATGATTATTCTCATATTTCTACATGTCCAAGCATTTAAACatggttgatgaagaagcCTCGTTAATATGGAAAGCTCATCCACTAAACACAAAGTacttatgagaaaaaaacaaatctgtatCAATAATAGATatcataatttattattttcgaataataatttgtttaagCATGATCGGAAACACAAGATAATGGAGAGAAAGCTGGAGCCACATAAACATAGCTGCGTCGATGATTATTAagttcagaaaaaaaaacgaaatcaaaCATACGGACATTTTAGTTAACAGAagtaaaacacataaaaatgttCTGTGTTGCGCATATGGGAATGACGCCTACACAATGTCGGATGTCCAAATCCAGGGACCAAAGACTATGTAACATAAGtgtatatgtaattatgtatggtttggaaaaaaaattactctgctttttatatttggatcgaaattaaaattaattatacgACGTGGGGTCGTATTGTAAATATTCtgaaaaatacattaaattGTCGAATTGAAATGTCACTACTTAAGTATAATAATCACTGCATATGGACCATATCTAACACTATAGCTGAGTGACTACACTCACTTTCGTCTTTACGGCTATCTAATGTTTCTTGCTTGTGTTATGTCTCTTCTCTTTACTTTTAGTTTACTGCTCTCACAGAAAAATCTAAGGTATAAGACTTGACTACGTAGGACTAAGGACTTACCACACTTAACGGTAGGTCCACTAAAGATACAAGTAGATGAACCAAATTATAGAAGACATCGAATGTACATTTCCAAACAATTTTCTACCTTTCGTACTAATTTTAAACAGAGTCGTACATTCTACTACATTTTGTCTTCATTAACAAAACTCACACCTGTATTTGGGCTTAATTTTACTTAATGGCCCAAATAGCCttctttgacttttgttttggaaaacttaAACAATCTAGGGTTTTAAAGCTCGATGTGTACTTCTATTCACCAGAAAGCTGTTAACTAGGTGCCATTTTATCCTTGTTGTGTTGTTGCAATATCAACTTATCGATGGTTATAGTCTTATGTACACTTATCTATCCGTTcctttgttttattcataattttttttttttcccctttgaGATAATCTTAAGATTGgtgttgttttgaaaaaagtatTTACATTGGGACCATCATAACTTATAAGTCTTGTTAAGAGTGAAAATTGGTTTCTACTTAGGTGTGTTTTGGAGGATTGAGACATCGTTCAAAGTGAGGATCCACGTTACccctttttgtttgtatactTTTTATAGAATCTTTGTTCATGATGACGAAAGAGTCTTTGGacttgtttttataaattgaatttgcATGCTTTGTATTGGCtatgatttacattttgaCATTAGCATGTGTAATTTTATGTAGAGCCATCCTATGGATAAGGTCTATATTTGTCATAATAAAAACCCTTAAAGGTCATATAATAACTATTTTTGTATCTACCTTCCTAGAACAATctaaaaagatttgaattcCCCAATCTAATAGTCTAATACTATTTTccctagaaaaaaaaaataaaaaaaaaaaatactattttccCACCAAACCCATGAGAGCATGTTTGCTTTGCTACCGCAACTTCCATCTTGGTCGTAGGTGAAAAACGTGGTTTAGTTCTATCCCAAGGTGAAAAGAGATCCAAAACGACAAAGTTCTTTGTCGTTTCCCAATCTCTCTTTACCTATCAAGTCCCAGTTGGCGTTTGTCTTCTGCTCTTTAGTATGAGAGGAGCCACCAACATCCAAACTATAAAcacatttcatcaaaaaaacattacaaaactGTTTCACAGTCTCGAAATTTTAAGGATGAAGCATTCAAAAATGTTGTCATGACTTACTGTATACGCAAACCGCAAGCCACTCGTTCACAACCCTTACCCAAGTACTTGTCCATCCCACGTCAATCGTCCACCTGAACgcaaaataacaaagaaaaattgtatgaGTTAAAAATCTCAAGCTTCAAAATGAGACTACAAAAGTCTCACAAAAGCTAGCTCACAAAAgattgttgaaaaaaatattactttttcaTGGGATGATGAGTGTTCCAACCGATGAGTAGCATAGCGAAGTACATTGCTCCTGTGGCAAacacaaaatgaaagaatCCATAGCCATATGGAACAtcatcttcagcttcttcttcttgatcgtTCTCATCTTTCTTAAATTGGAAACATTGGGAGTCTATTCCTGTCGAAAATGTCGCGATAACCATCGCAAGTAGCGCAACCACAAAGCTCTGCACAATGTTATTCAAAATCAGCATATTACTTTTGCATAAAACAGAAGCAAAGGAATGTTGAGAGGTTAAGAGAGTTTACAATGATGGTAAGCCAGTCTGTTCTGTTTGAAGCTGCTGCTTTTCTATTACAACTTTCGCCCACTGGTTCACTGCACCAAATATTATTGGAGATGAATCAATTTACAATTATAAGTCTTcatcataaaagaaaacattatagCTCCACATTCACTACTAAGTTCAAGCTTCTTAtgagcatatatatataaatcttagGAGATgcagaaaataacaaatacatTTAGGATGTTCATAAATATAATGAGATGTATCAGAATTTCCTTAGAAAttatatcaaacttttttgggaatttttttatactttttcaAAAGCTGAAACAATGAGATTTACTATAAGCCAAAGATAAATCTCTACAAAAACACTAGAAAATAACTAGATTATGTTAATAGGAACCTAAATATTTCAATTCGGTTCCTAATTTCCTAGGATCCTTAAACCAAGAAACCCGACCCAAAACCGACTTGGAACACATAATTCTAGAACCCTAAAAAAGAAACCCATAGACCAGTCATCACTCTTCCCCTTCGCTTGGAGCTTTCTCGCTAACGGAAGCTTAACTCTCCGTTGCTGCTGGTTTTTGAGGAGATGGAGGAATTGGGTTTGAGGTTGGTAGCTGTGTCTGCGTTTCCTTGAACCTGAAAATGTCGTTAACGACACAGAAGCCATTGTCTTGTTGAACCAGAAGAAACGTTTGTGTAAACTTGTACCTCACGTTATCTTTCTTCCTAGTCAAGTAACCATTGACAAAGACAATAACACGACCGTTCCCCATAGGATATGGAATACCAAGTGAAGTCTCGATCTCAGCCGTGTAATCTTCGTATCTCATAGCCAGAAACTCATCTTTCACTTCTTTCTTTGTCCAGAAAGCTTTCTTGACATGGGTTGCAGGATCACGCCGGTTAAACAGACAGGGTTCATTGTAGAAGATATGAAGATAGTGAGGTTCTTCGTTAAGAATGTAATAGTATTGCTTCACAAAGGTCTTGCTAACAATCTCTGCAGTAGTGTTGTTCTCTGACATATCTCCAGGGACAGAGAGATTTGACGATGGAAGCTTTGAAAACAGAAGTGGAAGATAATGAATGGTTCTTGGCCTATCTTCTCCACCATATATATAGTGGCTAAAGACTCCCAAAACCAACTATATTTCCTAATCCTACTTGACTAGTTCTACTACTAACTCCTAATTCCTAAACCATACTAACTTTAGAGAAGTTACCTAAaccacaaaataaatttaaaaatctctgTAGAGaataacttcaaaaaaataatcaaatcccCAAGTCAAAACttaggaaaaaagagaaataaatgaaacaatgttttatttatttgattttcaaactttttaaccaagtgaaattttttaatttgaacaACTAACCGGCTCGGTCAACCAAACTATCAGTTTGTAGGTTAATTCTGTTTTTATCTGATTTAACCGGGTcaaataatttagatttttaagaTCTAACCGGACCGGATTATcggttttgaactttttaagacattgaaaaaaaaaacagagatcaaGATTGAAAGGAAACATAAACATACCTTCGAATGGCACACCAGCATATAAACACAACATAGAGTCCCATAAGAGCTGGAGTCAAGTATCCAGCATTAACCTGTTGGTGTTGGCAAAAGCACAAACAAACCTTAATAACCTCAAACATCCAAAACACACATGACATGAAGTCATGAACATGAATAGTAATGGAAACAATAAAGACTTACTTTAGGATGGAGAGCGATGCTTGTCATGAGTTGGATGAGGAACAAAGTCCATGTTATAAAGAATATATTGAGAAGACATGAAGAATCAGGCGCGTACCAAATGTACATCAAAATCACTCCTACTATGCAAACTGTGTATGAAGTAGTTGATAGTAACATCACATAGACACGGCTACAAAACAGAATAGAGTATTGCTTACTTAGTATAAActgaaataaaaactaaaaatatattatgattCGAATTTGAAAGAATCTAACCATCTTTCTGCATCTTTTTGGGACTGATAGCATTCGTTGAGCCATTGAATGAAACTGATCACACTAATTAGCTGTATTAAGAGAAATACCctatagagaaaaaaacaacaatataagATTTGGGATTTTTCACATCATATATACATTGTGAAGTTGGACTAGTCAATCAAAGTCTTACCCTGCACCAAAATGGGCAATCTCTCCtgcaaaatcaaaccaaagaaaaaagacgTATGGTTAAAGCAGGCCACATGATTATTAGAGGAAGACTACTTTCATGGAAGACTAACCGTAAAGGTGAATAATGGAAGAAGGAAGCAAGAAGGGAATGATGGTTAAGGCAGGCCACATGATGAGCTTAACAAACCACCATCCAGAATGCCATCTATCTCTTGATGAATGCGTTTTCGACGTACCAAGTGTTgaaagaaacataacaaagTAGAACAACTGAGGATATAACGGTTAAGCTCAAAACATTTTCTGATTTAGTGActcaaaaaatcatataaagttGTAATAACAACTGAATCAAGAAAGGATACAAAACATCCCAAGCTAACTCTTAAGACACCGTCGGTCCCCAAACAGTTTTCGCCACCTTTACAGTTCTTGAATCCTGCAATATGATCAAACTTATAAGACAACGAATTACTTAGTTATACTTAAAACATGATTCTAATGGCACATACTTGTCACTTTTCTTAAGGCACCCCGACCATAATCACGAGCAGCCCAAGCTAGTAGATTCGCAATGAGGAATATCAGACCGTATACATATCTAGCCATCCAGGGATTGCAGCCGTTGCGGAACTGATTAAACCATGATCCATTCTTGATTGCTTCATAGCTATCGTTTCTGATgctttggttgttgttgctaaCGCTTGTACCGGTCTCCATTACTCCTTAAAGTTACCAAGACTCTCTCCTCTTCATGTCATtagaagatcaagaaattcAAGAAACAGATCACTCATTCCATGGGAGGATTTTGCATCAGAAATCAGTTTCTTAGATGAAAGAATCGTCAATAACGAAAAACGCAAAACAGGAGCAACAAATTCCTGTCCCTGTCCCTGTCAGAGATTTCTCGTCCTTCAGATCAAAACCTGTGGAAATAAACAATGAGAattcaaaaaatgaaaaacagagtcggcaagaacagaacaagaagacaaaagaatgAAGCAAAGGATAAGAATCTGATTCCGttatcaaaacaaagagaagagcaCATACAAATCAATTCAGAAACGGTGGAGATTACAATTGGTAGATTTTGAAGTGAACAAAATTCATGTTTTACATGAGAAACATCTTTAGTCTATTCTCAAAAAACCACACAGAATCCGTTTCTCAACAGAAAGCATCTCGTTTCGTTTCTGTTTCAGCCGAACATAAACAGAGAATACGTATAGTGCAAGTAacctttatcttctttttaacCTAAACTAAAAAAGCAAATCTTTATAAGTGTCAACGAGAATCCACAATAGATGGCTCATTTTAATCCAAGATTTGCAACTTTAAACCTTAACCATATGAATGATAAAgactaaaagacaaaaacatacCAAACTTAAAAAGCAAGACAGTCAAGATTCTTAAGAATTAAAACTCTCAAAGTCAAGATTTGGCAGGAACTACTCATAAATACTAATCCAAAAAAGCAAGAGCCTTTTTGTGTTGTAACTATAATTACCCTAATGATAATGGAGAGGCGTGGATAAACAAAGAAGCAcccaaaaaaactttatttgacaaggaaacaaaaggttaagagatcaaaagagaaaacgaacaaaaaaagagtcagatcatataaagataaaagagtTTATGCAATTTGTCACAAAATTTggaattgaaaaagaaacgTGTTGGTACGGATACAATTGGGCAGACGAATCTTACGAATATGAATGGGTAATGTTAAGCAGCAACATTAGATGCgcttttctagggttttattGGTCCACTTAATAGAGTGGAGACACATACCTCCACTTAGACGAATTGAAGAGAGTGGGATAATGGAAAGACTATATTCACAAAAGATCTTATAAAGAAAACGTCATCTACAATATTGACATTAACATatacattataaatattcaaatttcttttatctctAAAGtatcttcaatattttcttatattgaGTTTCATACTTTATTTACTTTCCATAATAGTCTAATCTTGAACTTCCAAGGCccaagaacagaaaaaaaaaaaaaaaaaaaaaaaaaaaaaaaaaaaaaacttgaccATAAACCCGTAGGCTAGAACATATCACATATGGCAAGTAAGGGCTATAGTTTTAGTCTTTAGAGGTTAGAAAATTATGGATTTCGTGGGTTAGAGTAACCAACCATCACAAACGGCGATGCAAACGGATCAGATCCGTGCGTATAATAGTAATTCAGCCGCATACATAATGtttaaattacataaattaatGTGAGTTTTTTAAATCtagatttttatgatttttaatatttagttggtaaataatttttatttgtattaaatatAATCCActgaatttatattttaatatgtatgaaacaaggtttaaaatgtttttttttgtctttcagAAAAGAGTtaacaagagaaaatcaaTAGCTCGCTTTAAAACCTTTCCATAAAATTTAGGGATATAGGAAGTAAAACTGTGTAGATCTAGTGATCATTCTCACGTTCCACGTTCGTATATATAGACTAATAATTATGATTTGGGAGTAATGAGTTCATGGCCTTGCCATTATGAAttacaaatatacaaatatgaaaaatagaGAGAATAATGGTAAATTTGACCCTAAGATAGAGGTAGCATGTGAAGATGTGAAGTATTGGAATTTGTAGCCTAGGTAGTAGATCAGAATGTTTAGATTCTCAGAAATAAGAATTGGTCTATCGTATCATATCTCATAACGCTCTAAACTAAAGTAATGAGTATATAGTATTATTTAACACACTATAGGTAGGCCATGATGTATATGGACCTCTTCAAATCTTTCGTGCCAAAAAGACAACTCTTGATACCAAAAACTTACTTTGACGATTAAAATCGTTTTTATTTACCTAAATTGGATAACAAACCGGAAATAACCGACACCTAAACCAATCTTGCACAACTAGATGACTAGTAAACCATAATACCAAAGAGTCATGCATAcattggttgttgttgtttttttaattgttttctaaattgaGTGTGTTTTCATTGACTCCACACAATCAAATGGACAGCCAATAGACGTTGAAAtttttgtatgtgtgtgtTCTCTTTTGACTCAGTGAAGAGAAAATTAGTTGAGTTTAGCCGCAGAAATTGAGTTAGATtgcaaaagaaggaaaaacaaacGTAAAGCGATACTAAATTGTTTAAAttacatatgttttaaaagaaacaatactAAATGACTAACGCAAAACCTTAGTTTCTTAACAACTtaactttgacaaaaaaagggtcaaaaacaaaacgtaaaacaattgtaaattatgtttttaaaggAAACAACACTAAATTTTGACTAACTCAAAACGATAACTTCCTAGCGACTCTTTAAACTTTGACAAAAAGGTCAAAATCTGTCAATAGCTAAGCTCCTCATGTGTTTTTTCGTCATACACATTTATAACTAAACATGAATTatgaaatcaataattatGTTGATTTTTCACGGCTAATCTTGTTGGCAAAGTGAGATAATTAGCAGAAAGAAAAGAggctgaaaaagaaaaaagtgatgaACTAAGGGTCCCATGATGTTCCACAACTttggaaaatgttaaaactaaaattttgacaaGTGGCTCCGACCAATATTCCGGTGGTCTTCCCGGCGACGGGAAGAACaagcaaaaatattacatCACTAATTTTTCACCCGGAGCTAAGTTTCGTTTTCCCGAGATACATTCATAATTCATAACTAGCACACGCAACACGaacatgttttaaaatctCAGAGATCgtaaaaaaaagacaagaacaaataagagaaaagaaagagaaagaacctGTGATTTTTCGTGTCTTGAATATATGAAGCGAGATTGGATCTAGAGATGTAGAGAATGTTGAGTGTTGTTACCTCCACAAGCTTCTTCTAAATgtgaaaccaaagaagaagaagaagaagataagaaggacaaaaaaaaatctgagaGAAATgtgaaaacgaaaaaagaatCGGTTTCAGGTTTTATGATCAGAGCTTTTGCTTTTAGAAAACAGTtgtttatatacttatatatacaaaatctagAGATAACATATAAAGCTTAgttttttgtgaatatctttttttctatgtaagttatattttatttctcctGCTGTTAGCTTCCTATTTCCGCTACATCCCCTCGTATTATtctttaataagaaaaataaaaaaatctacaattctctttttataaccacaatatttgataatttatcaaacaaagtaattcataattttaaaataatataatatttcttattttgactagaaaaaaatactaaatataaTCATGACAACTATATTGCCAATATACAAGAAAgaaa from Arabidopsis thaliana chromosome 3, partial sequence includes these protein-coding regions:
- a CDS encoding Heavy metal transport/detoxification superfamily protein (Heavy metal transport/detoxification superfamily protein; FUNCTIONS IN: copper ion binding, metal ion binding; INVOLVED IN: copper ion transport, metal ion transport; LOCATED IN: endomembrane system; EXPRESSED IN: 15 plant structures; EXPRESSED DURING: 8 growth stages; CONTAINS InterPro DOMAIN/s: Heavy metal transport/detoxification protein (InterPro:IPR006121); BEST Arabidopsis thaliana protein match is: Chloroplast-targeted copper chaperone protein (TAIR:AT2G37390.1); Has 769 Blast hits to 747 proteins in 41 species: Archae - 0; Bacteria - 4; Metazoa - 2; Fungi - 2; Plants - 757; Viruses - 0; Other Eukaryotes - 4 (source: NCBI BLink).), whose product is MGKLQKIGRVWDCLFLPTNQCSCFCLNTLGDEEEEFEKEPLIDSSTEKSGKVMRLKDVVAADHRQTLAFHLKPKIVELKVSMHCYGCAKKVEKHISKLDGVTWYKVELESKKVVVKGNILPVDVLESICKVKNAQLWSSP
- a CDS encoding Serinc-domain containing serine and sphingolipid biosynthesis protein gives rise to the protein METGTSVSNNNQSIRNDSYEAIKNGSWFNQFRNGCNPWMARYVYGLIFLIANLLAWAARDYGRGALRKVTRFKNCKGGENCLGTDGVLRVSLGCFLFYFVMFLSTLGTSKTHSSRDRWHSGWWFVKLIMWPALTIIPFLLPSSIIHLYGEIAHFGAGVFLLIQLISVISFIQWLNECYQSQKDAERCRVYVMLLSTTSYTVCIVGVILMYIWYAPDSSCLLNIFFITWTLFLIQLMTSIALHPKVNAGYLTPALMGLYVVFICWCAIRSEPVGESCNRKAAASNRTDWLTIISFVVALLAMVIATFSTGIDSQCFQFKKDENDQEEEAEDDVPYGYGFFHFVFATGAMYFAMLLIGWNTHHPMKKWTIDVGWTSTWVRVVNEWLAVCVYIWMLVAPLILKSRRQTPTGT
- a CDS encoding nuclear transport factor 2 family protein, with the translated sequence MSENNTTAEIVSKTFVKQYYYILNEEPHYLHIFYNEPCLFNRRDPATHVKKAFWTKKEVKDEFLAMRYEDYTAEIETSLGIPYPMGNGRVIVFVNGYLTRKKDNVRFKETQTQLPTSNPIPPSPQKPAATES